In a single window of the Micromonospora inositola genome:
- a CDS encoding acetate/propionate family kinase, giving the protein MSRVLVLNCGSSSVKYRLYDDEEVRAKGKVERVGEPGGGPADHETAVRQILAGLDLAGLTAVGHRVVHGGRKFSEPVLIDDAVFTAIERLVPLAPLHNPVNLAGIRVARESLPDVPQVAVFDTAFHHTLPEAAATYAIDRDTAQRYGVRRYGFHGTSHAYVSRRTAELLERPYEELNVITLHLGNGASACAVSGGRSVATSMGMSPLEGLVMGTRSGDLDPTVIFHLRREGGMTVDDIDDLLNHRSGLHGLTGANDMREVLARRDAGDAGAALAFDVYCRRIKGYLGGYYALLGRVDAVTFTAGVGEHAAPVRAAALAGLDRLGITVDPARNDGSGDRVISPDGAEVTVCVISTDEEREIARETRAVVAATHH; this is encoded by the coding sequence ATGAGCCGGGTACTGGTGCTCAACTGCGGGTCGTCGTCGGTCAAGTACCGGCTCTACGACGACGAGGAGGTCCGCGCCAAGGGCAAGGTGGAGCGGGTTGGCGAGCCGGGCGGCGGGCCGGCCGACCACGAGACCGCGGTCCGGCAGATCCTCGCCGGGCTGGACCTGGCCGGGCTGACGGCGGTGGGGCACCGGGTCGTGCACGGCGGCCGGAAGTTCAGTGAACCTGTCCTGATCGACGACGCGGTCTTCACCGCGATCGAGCGTCTTGTGCCCCTCGCACCGCTGCACAACCCCGTCAATCTGGCCGGCATCCGGGTGGCCCGCGAGTCGCTGCCGGACGTCCCGCAGGTCGCCGTCTTCGACACCGCATTCCACCACACGCTGCCGGAGGCCGCCGCCACGTACGCCATCGACCGGGACACCGCGCAGCGGTACGGCGTCCGGCGCTACGGCTTCCACGGCACCTCGCACGCGTACGTCTCCCGGCGCACCGCCGAGCTGCTGGAGCGGCCGTACGAGGAGCTGAACGTCATCACCCTGCACCTGGGCAACGGGGCCAGCGCCTGCGCGGTCTCCGGTGGACGGAGCGTGGCGACCTCGATGGGGATGTCGCCGCTGGAGGGCCTGGTGATGGGCACCCGCAGCGGTGACCTCGATCCGACCGTCATCTTCCACCTGCGCCGCGAGGGCGGGATGACCGTCGACGACATCGACGACCTGCTGAACCACCGCAGCGGCCTGCACGGCCTGACCGGGGCCAACGACATGCGCGAGGTGCTGGCCCGGAGGGACGCCGGGGACGCCGGCGCCGCGCTCGCCTTCGACGTCTACTGCCGCCGGATCAAGGGCTACCTCGGCGGGTACTACGCGCTGCTCGGGCGGGTCGACGCGGTCACCTTCACCGCCGGGGTCGGCGAGCACGCGGCGCCGGTCCGCGCGGCGGCGCTGGCCGGCCTGGATCGGCTCGGCATCACCGTGGACCCCGCGCGCAACGACGGCAGCGGCGACCGGGTGATCTCGCCGGACGGGGCCGAGGTGACGGTCTGCGTCATCAGCACGGACGAGGAGCGGGAGATCGCCCGGGAGACCCGGGCCGTGGTGGCGGCGACCCACCACTGA